ctggtcatttgtttgcctttaaTTTTGCCACAAAACCAATGAAAGAGGAGGGGTCAATCATTATATGACAAGTTGACCAAATTAAGTGTGGAGGATCCAATCGCCAGCAAAGGCATTCTTTATATAAAAAGGCAAAAAATTAAATGAGACACCCCAAAAATGGAatagacaacaaatgaccgggacggagaaaGTGTAAGTTTACTAATTTGAAAACTATTTCAAAATAGTCCGATATCTTTCCAAAATTATGATTTCGAAACCTATACTGCCTTATAAATGTGGATGCACATATGCACATACTACCCATCATTTCTCTTACTCTCTCTTCAATTATAACACACTCTTAGCTACTCAAATGAGGAAGCAAAAGAGAAACAAATTGCCTACAACAAAACTACCACAAGAAATATGTCTTGAGATTCTTGTTAAATTACCAATCAAAGCAATATTAAGATTTCGATGTGTTTCAAAATTGTGGTGCTCACTCATTGATGACCCACATTTCACTTCAACCCACCTTAAAAATCAGCACAAACTTCAAGATGAATCTCGCTTACTAGTGTTAGAGCCACATGAGATGTGTGACCGAAATCAATTGGGTGCGATTCGCCGGAGTGACACATTTAGAAGGATGTCTAAGCATGAATTCGGTATTGATTGGTCTATCCATTACCATGCCACCGGTTACATTAACGGCGTGCTTTGCGTCAAGAAATACATAACAGCAGAAGTGCTACCAGTTCAAATTTTTCTTTGGAATCCTTCGATTAGGAAAGCTTTAGAAATTCCTCTTCCTCGAGCAGCAAAATCAAAAGCAATAATTGATAATATTGATTGCGCCTTTGGTTTTGATCCGATTACAAATGACTACAAGATTGTAGCAAGCTTATATATCCGTGGTGAGCATCATTTCCCTAAATTTGTTGAGATATATACCCTTAGCAAAAACTCATGGAAATTTTTCGAAAAGGAGAAATACCCAATTCTTTGGGACAAATACCGTCCAAAGGCTTACCTTAATGGGCTTATATATTGGATGGGTATTGACTTGCTAGAAAATACTCCAAAAGGTAAGTTTTCTCATCTTGTGTCATTTAATGTGGATAAAGAGGCATTAAACTATATCGATTTGCCGGATTGTGAAATTTTTGATGATCCGGATCATGAACGatttcctatcgttttggacCAATCAATTGCCATAATGGATATCTATCCTAAATATACTAGTATTTGGGCAATGAGGGAGAATTCTTGGTTCAAGAGATATACTATTAACTTACAATTGTTTCAAAAGTGTGTATTTCTAAAGAGTGATGGTAACTTGTTGCATCGTGGAGAACAAGGAGGTATGAGTTCATATAACCTTGAAAGTACGGAAGTTAAAGGTATTTCAAAGAGTTACAAAGTTGTCCCTTATTTCACCAGTGCTTACATGGAAAGCCTGGTGTTGCTTAATGGTTTCGATGATAGAAATGTATTCACTTTTCCTAATGGAGAAAAGAATTTTACTTGCAAATTCAAATGACATTCTATTCGTTACTACATCTGGCAAGATGGGAGCGATAATTTGCTTAGAAGTGATCGCCTAAGGTTATAATTATTTATCCCGAAAAATTTGTTTTCTTTGTTTTAATTGCTTCAAATATGAATTTTTGTAGTAGTTTACCCCTAAAATTGTTTCTTTGAGTTTCTTAGTAATAATGTTCTATATATTATCAATTCTACAATTTCTTCTATCATCTTGTTTCACAAATGCTATAAGTAGTACTCCCTCCGCACAACTGTTTTCACCCCATTTATCTAATATATGTGAGAAGTAGTTTATTAAAATGGGATCAAAATGGTTGTGCAGAGGGAGGATTTCATTTGTTCCATTAAATTGCATACATCTTCCGAAATATGCGAAGGGATTTACGAGAATGTATATAATTCAATGGAATAGAGAAAATATATATTTCACTCAGATAACTGTCATATTATTTGATGGAAATACACAATCTATTTTTTGAGTTTATGATATTCATTATCCTTAAAAAAGGTAGATATCAtcatttattattttaattcCTAACGTATGAATTTAAAGTATTTTTATAAATGATATTATATGCTAAATAATTTATCTTGATATAGTACGTATACGTTGACATTTTGTTAATGAGGAAAAAAATTCATTAGTAGTGTAACAtccccttcttacccgaccaaggtaatcgggagatgttaccatctcggtttttcgaggcagtgaaatcggaattttAATTGAGAAACATTTATAtgaataacatgtttagtggattacataacgAATAAATGAATAACAAGTGTGACCTATACTTTATACAACTCCACTACCAATACAAACTATATCGTCTACCATCTAGCTATGCAACTCCACTCCAAGTGTATgtagctcgtcccgtctcccgcgaaGTACCAAAACCAAACTTGTActcaaactgctccccatatgatcggatatatcatatggatcaacacaggctacccgaaaataggtgacaattacacacaaTCAACACACGCCagtgataaggttattttcaatcgttggcctatcaaaataaatcttattctcaactaactaatagctagcagTAGAaaaggtcgaatccacagggaggcggtaattaaCTATTTCCTAatatttaagttcgtcttaaaggTAACCGATTTCTTAAAAATTTAGTTTGTTTAACTATAACTAGTTACGATGAATTAAAAGGTAAATTCAGATATATTAAAAGAGTTTAGGGATTCAAGTTCACTTAGGTAGTCATCCGGGGGTTAGATTTAATTCATTAACAGGGCTAATTAcgttgtttaaggttatatgatcggtcgattcaatattccctttagatctaatttaacatgcggtcgctatcattaaatcAGTCTATTCATTTATTGcagcctatattgattctaacccggtcggttaAAATCTCAATTTGCTAAACTAAGTAATTAACCCTGACCATTAATTAACTAACAAGATTCAagcaataaactaaacaacaacgaATAAGCAGATTAACTGTTGATTTTTTTTAATCAAATACCCCTTCTAACATtctagatccccattcaccctagataaataaattagctacgcatactatagataaaaataacaataacaatagtagAAGGTATGATTAAAGGCAATAACAagattgacacggctgtcgcaaccgtatcaaaaataaaaccaactggctctaactaatgcagcagaggcaagtcgggtatcgtatccacaaggaggcggtcactatctacttgttattcgaTC
The Silene latifolia isolate original U9 population chromosome 11, ASM4854445v1, whole genome shotgun sequence genome window above contains:
- the LOC141614447 gene encoding putative F-box protein At1g32420, with the protein product MRKQKRNKLPTTKLPQEICLEILVKLPIKAILRFRCVSKLWCSLIDDPHFTSTHLKNQHKLQDESRLLVLEPHEMCDRNQLGAIRRSDTFRRMSKHEFGIDWSIHYHATGYINGVLCVKKYITAEVLPVQIFLWNPSIRKALEIPLPRAAKSKAIIDNIDCAFGFDPITNDYKIVASLYIRGEHHFPKFVEIYTLSKNSWKFFEKEKYPILWDKYRPKAYLNGLIYWMGIDLLENTPKGKFSHLVSFNVDKEALNYIDLPDCEIFDDPDHERFPIVLDQSIAIMDIYPKYTSIWAMRENSWFKRYTINLQLFQKCVFLKSDGNLLHRGEQGGMSSYNLESTEVKGISKSYKVVPYFTSAYMESLVLLNGFDDRNVFTFPNGEKNFTCKFK